One Elephas maximus indicus isolate mEleMax1 chromosome X, mEleMax1 primary haplotype, whole genome shotgun sequence DNA segment encodes these proteins:
- the EFNB1 gene encoding ephrin-B1: protein MARLGQRWLGKWHVAMVVLAVCRLATPLAKNLEPVSWSSLNPKFLSGKGLVIYPKIGDKLDIICPRAEAGRPYEYYKLYMVRPEQAAACSTVLDPNVLVTCNKPQQEIRFTIKFQEFSPNYMGLEFKKYHDYYITSTSNGSLEGLENREGGVCRTRTMKIIMKVGQDPNAVMPEQLTTSWPSKEADNTVLMATQAPRGRGSLGDSDGKHENQEEKSGTGASGGSGSGDPDSFFNSKVALFAAVGAGCVIFLLIIIFLTVLLLKLRKRHRKHTQQRAAALSLSTLASPKGGSGTAGTEPSDIIIPLRTTENNYCPHYEKVSGDYGHPVYIVQEMPPQSPANIYYKV, encoded by the exons ATGGCCCGGCTTGGGCAGCGTTGGCTTGGCAAATGGCATGTGGCGATGGTCGTGTTGGCGGTGTGCCGGCTTGCCACGCCACTGGCCAAGAACCTGGAGCCCGTGTCCTGGAGCTCTCTCAACCCCAA GTTCCTGAGtgggaagggcctggtgatctacccgaAGATTGGAGACAAGCTGGACATCATCTGCCCCCGAGCAGAAGCAGGGCGGCCCTACGAGTACTATAAGCTATACATGGTGCGGCCTGAACAGGCAGCTGCCTGCAGCACCGTGCTCGACCCCAATGTGCTGGTCACCTGCAACAAACCACAGCAGGAAATCCGTTTCACCATTAAGTTCCAGGAGTTCAGCCCCAACTACATGGGCCTGGAGTTCAAGAAGTACCATGATTACTATATTACCT CTACATCCAATGGGAGCCTAGAGGGCCTAGAGAACCGGGAGGGAGGTGTGTGCCGTACGCGCACCATGAAGATCATCATGAAGGTTGGGCAAG ATCCCAATGCTGTGATGCCTGAGCAGCTGACCACCAGCTGGCCCAGCAAGGAGGCAGACAACACTGTCTTGATGGCCACACAGGCTCCTCGTGGTCGGGGATCCCTAGGGGACTCTGACGGCAAGCATG AGAACCAGGAAGAGAAGAGTGGCACAGGTGCAAGCGGTGGCAGCGGCAGTGGGGACCCTGACAGCTTCTTCAATTCCAAGGTGGCATTGTTTGCGGCTGTTGGTGCTGGCTGTGTCATCTTTCTGCTCATCATCATTTTCCTGACGGTTCTGCTACTAAAGCTGCGCAAGCGGCACCGCAAGCACACGCAGCAGCGGGCCGCTGCCCTTTCACTCAGTACGCTGGCCAGTCCCAAGGGGGGCAGTGGCACTGCGGGCACCGAGCCCAGCGATATCATCATCCCCTTACGGACTACAGAGAACAACTACTGCCCCCACTATGAGAAGGTGAGTGGGGACTATGGGCATCCCGTCTACATCGTCCAGGAGATGCCACCCCAGAGCCCGGCGAACATCTACTACAAGGTCTGA